The Pseudomonadota bacterium genome contains a region encoding:
- the rpsQ gene encoding 30S ribosomal protein S17 yields the protein MSKREFRGIVVSDKCDKTVTVKVDTMVKHPIYKKYIRRSSKFAAHDADNRAKQGDYVTIQECRPISKSKTWKVIAVEA from the coding sequence ATGTCAAAGCGTGAGTTTCGTGGTATCGTTGTCAGTGATAAGTGTGACAAGACCGTGACAGTGAAAGTAGACACAATGGTCAAGCATCCAATCTACAAAAAGTACATCAGGCGATCAAGTAAGTTTGCAGCGCATGATGCAGACAATCGTGCCAAACAAGGAGATTATGTGACGATTCAGGAATGTCGTCCCATTTCGAAGTCTAAGACGTGGAAAGTAATAGCGGTCGAAGCTTAG